The following is a genomic window from Hyphomicrobiales bacterium.
GGCATGGCGCGCGCTGTTCGATGGGATCGAGCGATTTGTCCTTGGGACAGTTCAGCCGCAGCGCGTAACCTGATCCTGACGGTGTGCCGACACTCGATTGATGGTGTGCATATGCAGGCGCGTCGGAGCGGATTGGCCTTGTGCATCTTGGCTCATCGCCCCGCTCTCATTCCCCAGCCCAATTCGGATTGCCTTCTCACTGGGGTGTCCTTACCCACCCGGCTTGCAACGCCGCGCGCTACGCCCCGGCGATGAGGGGACATGCTGGACACGGCTTCGGCATTGGATATCTACAGCTAACATGTTAGTTGACGATAATATCTTCATTGGTTAGGGATTGTGCAGGCTGGCGAGAGCGCATTCCGACGCATGCGTTGAAGCCGAACAAGCCGCGCGAGCGGAAACAACGGGAGGATCATCTCATGCGGTGGATCTTTGGAGTGGCTGCGGGTATCGGCTT
Proteins encoded in this region:
- a CDS encoding hypothetical protein (Evidence 5 : Unknown function); its protein translation is MLESRNHVILPEEKAWRALFDGIERFVLGTVQPQRVT